TTTCAGTCACATCGCCAATTTGTAGAAACAATTATGTCTCAACCCACGATAGAATCAATCCTTCAAGAAAAGCGTTTATTCCACCCAAGCCAAGAATTTTCCCAAAAAGCCCAAATCAAAAGCTTGGAAGAATACCAGCGCCTTTACGACAAAGCGAAAGCTGATCCCCAAAAATTCTGGGCGGAATTGGCAGAACAAGAGTTGCACTGGTTCCAAAAGTGGGACACAATTCTAGATTGGCAACCGCCCTTTGTTAAATGGTTCGTCAACGGCAAAATTAATATTTCTTACAACTGTCTTGACAGACATCTCACCACTTGGCGCAAGAATAAAGCTGCGATTATTTGGGAAGGGGAACCAGGAGACTCGCGCACTCTCACCTACGCCCAACTGCATCGGGAAGTTTGCCAGTTTGCTAATGTGCTGAAGCAACTGGGTGTGAAAAAGGGCGATCGCGTGGGCATTTATATGCCAATGATTCCCGAAGCGGCGATCGCCATGCTAGCCTGTGCGAGAATAGGCGCACCTCACAGCGTTGTCTTTGGTGGTTTTAGTGCAGAAGCTTTGCGAGACAGGCTGATCGATGCTCAAGCAAAACTCGTAGTTACCGCTGATGGTGGTTGGCGCAAGGATGCAATTGTACCTCTCAAAGAGCAAGTAGACAAAGCTTTAGCTGACGGTGCTGTTCCCAGCGTAGAAAATGTTCTAGTTGTCAAGCGTACCGGACAAGATACCAATATGACATCGGGACGCGACCAATGGTGGCATGATTTACAAAAAGGTGTCTCTGCAGATTGTCCCGCCGAACCGATGGACAGCGAAGATATGCTGTTCATCCTCTACACTTCTGGTAGCACTGGCAAACCTAAAGGCGTTGTGCATACAACGGGTGGTTATAACTTATATACCCACATGACCACCAAATGGATTTTCGACCTGCAAGAAACAGATGTATATTGGTGTACTGCTGACGTAGGTTGGATTACGGGTCATAGCTACATCGTTTACGGTCCCCTTTCCAATGGTGCAACAACGGTGATGTACGAAGGCGCGCCTCGTGCCTCTAACCCTGGCTGCACGTGGGACATTATCGAGAAACTCGGCGTTACCGTTTTTTATACCGCACCTACTGCCATTCGTGCCTTTATCAAGATGGGCGAACACTTACCCAACGCGCGAAACCTATCTTCCCTACGCTTGCTGGGAACGGTGGGCGAACCAATTAACCCAGAAGCTTGGATGTGGTATCACCGAGTGATTGGCGGCGAAAATTGTCCAATTGTTGATACATGGTGGCAAACAGAAACTGGCGGTATCATGATTACACCGTTACCTGGGGCAATTCCTACCAAACCTGGTTCCGCCACTCGTCCCTTCCCTGGTATCTTAGCCGATGTCGTGGATTTAGAAGGCAACCCTGTAGGCGACAACGAAGGCGGTTACTTGGTCGTGCGGCATCCTTGGCCTGGTATGATGCGAACAGTATACGGCGATCCAGAACGCTTCCGCCGCACTTATTGGGAACATATCCCCCCCCAGGATGGAAACTATCTCTACTTTGCTGGTGATGGCGCAAGACGCGATGAAGATGGTTACTTCTGGGTGATGGGGCGCGTCGATGATGTTATAAATGTTTCCGGGCATAGACTGGGAACAATGGAAATTGAATCAGCCTTAGTTTCGCACCCCACCGTAGCTGAAGCCGCTGTAGTAGGCAAACCCGATGACCTGAAAGGGGAAGAGATAGTTGCTTTTGTAACTTTAGAAGGTGGTAATAACCCCAGTGAAGAACTGAGTAAAGAACTGAAAAAACACGTTGTGCAGGAAATTGGGGCGATCGCCCGTCCTGGAGAAATTCGCTTTACCGACGCTTTGCCCAAAACTCGTTCTGGTAAGATTATGCGGCGGTTGCTGCGGAATCTGGCTGCAGGGCAAGAAGTTTCCGGCGATACCTCTACCCTAGAAGATAAAGGCGTGTTGGATAAGCTGCGCCAAGGTGCTTAACAGTGAACAGTGAACAGTGAACAGTGACCAGGGATCAGTGAACAATGAACAGCAAGAAATAACTGATAACTGGTAACTGGTAACTGGTAACTGATAACTGTTCACTGTTTCAACAATTTCCTTCGCAGATTGTCCAACGCCGTACAGGCGCTAATGTGGCGAATTAAAGACCGACCTCGCAAAACACCAAAGCGATACTCAAAACTTTCTACTTCCCCCTTTGGTCCTGCTAACCCAATGTAAACCAACCCTACAGGCTTAGTCTCCGTACCACCTGTTGGTCCGGCGATACCCGTGATACTCAGTCCCCAAGTGGTCGAAAGGCGTGCTCGCACTCCCGTAGCCATTTGTTCTGCCACAATAGAACTGACCGCCCCATGCTTTGCCAAGTCTTCTGAGTTAACTCCCAAAAGCCTTTCTTTCACTGAGTTATCGTAAGAAATCACCCCTCCCCAAAAGTAATCAGAACTTCCAGATATCTCAGTCAACATCTGTCCCAGTCCGCCACCCGTGCAAGATTCTGCGACGGAAAGAGTTTCCCCCCTTGCACGCAACAACTGACCGACAACTGAAGCAAGAGTGTCATCATCGGCACCATAATAATCTAATCCTGCAATTTCTTTAATCTGTTTCTCAATGGGTGCAATTAA
The sequence above is a segment of the Mastigocladopsis repens PCC 10914 genome. Coding sequences within it:
- the acs gene encoding acetate--CoA ligase; translation: MSQPTIESILQEKRLFHPSQEFSQKAQIKSLEEYQRLYDKAKADPQKFWAELAEQELHWFQKWDTILDWQPPFVKWFVNGKINISYNCLDRHLTTWRKNKAAIIWEGEPGDSRTLTYAQLHREVCQFANVLKQLGVKKGDRVGIYMPMIPEAAIAMLACARIGAPHSVVFGGFSAEALRDRLIDAQAKLVVTADGGWRKDAIVPLKEQVDKALADGAVPSVENVLVVKRTGQDTNMTSGRDQWWHDLQKGVSADCPAEPMDSEDMLFILYTSGSTGKPKGVVHTTGGYNLYTHMTTKWIFDLQETDVYWCTADVGWITGHSYIVYGPLSNGATTVMYEGAPRASNPGCTWDIIEKLGVTVFYTAPTAIRAFIKMGEHLPNARNLSSLRLLGTVGEPINPEAWMWYHRVIGGENCPIVDTWWQTETGGIMITPLPGAIPTKPGSATRPFPGILADVVDLEGNPVGDNEGGYLVVRHPWPGMMRTVYGDPERFRRTYWEHIPPQDGNYLYFAGDGARRDEDGYFWVMGRVDDVINVSGHRLGTMEIESALVSHPTVAEAAVVGKPDDLKGEEIVAFVTLEGGNNPSEELSKELKKHVVQEIGAIARPGEIRFTDALPKTRSGKIMRRLLRNLAAGQEVSGDTSTLEDKGVLDKLRQGA